Proteins co-encoded in one Longimicrobium sp. genomic window:
- the ilvA gene encoding threonine ammonia-lyase, with product MVELSDIEAARARIHGQVVLTPCTPSEIFGEMFGGHAWFKFENLQRTGSFKERGALNRMLALSPEERERGVIAASAGNHAQGVAYHAQRLGIPTTIVMPERTPLVKVSATQGYGARVILHGSVYDEAMAEALRIREEEGLTLIHPFDDPAIIAGQGTIGLELLEQCPRMDVVVVSVGGGGIIAGIAAAIKSVRHEVRVIGVEAGVLPAALRAREAGEVITIPPAETIAEGIAVRRIGDYTFGMIEKYVDELVTVSEEEIASAVLLLLEREKTVVEAACAAAVAAVVCGYVTGLEGKNVVMVLSGGNIDVSLMSRIIERGLIQDGRLAHLVVRLRDRPGALAALTAALAESGANVVSLDHRRGTGGLWLTEAEVGLTLEMRGRTHAQDLIQMLTDRGFSVHRG from the coding sequence ATGGTCGAGCTATCCGACATCGAAGCCGCCCGCGCGCGCATCCACGGGCAGGTGGTGCTCACCCCCTGCACCCCGTCCGAGATCTTCGGCGAGATGTTTGGCGGGCACGCCTGGTTCAAGTTCGAGAACCTGCAGCGAACCGGCTCGTTCAAGGAGCGCGGCGCCCTCAACCGGATGCTGGCGCTCTCCCCGGAGGAGCGCGAGCGCGGGGTGATCGCCGCAAGCGCCGGCAACCACGCCCAGGGCGTCGCTTATCACGCCCAGCGCCTCGGCATCCCCACCACCATCGTGATGCCCGAGCGCACGCCGCTGGTCAAGGTGTCCGCCACGCAGGGGTACGGCGCGCGCGTCATCCTGCACGGCTCCGTGTACGACGAGGCGATGGCCGAGGCGCTGCGCATCCGCGAGGAGGAAGGGCTGACGCTGATCCACCCCTTCGACGACCCGGCCATCATCGCGGGGCAGGGGACGATTGGGCTGGAGCTGCTGGAGCAGTGCCCGCGGATGGACGTGGTGGTCGTGTCGGTGGGCGGCGGCGGGATCATCGCGGGGATCGCGGCGGCCATCAAGTCGGTGCGCCACGAGGTGCGGGTGATCGGCGTGGAGGCGGGCGTCCTTCCCGCCGCGCTGCGGGCGCGCGAGGCGGGCGAGGTGATCACCATTCCGCCCGCCGAGACGATCGCGGAGGGGATCGCGGTGCGCAGGATCGGCGACTACACCTTTGGGATGATCGAGAAGTACGTCGACGAGCTGGTCACCGTGAGCGAGGAGGAGATCGCCAGCGCCGTTCTCCTGCTTCTCGAGCGCGAAAAGACGGTGGTGGAGGCCGCCTGCGCCGCCGCGGTGGCCGCCGTCGTCTGCGGCTACGTCACGGGGCTGGAGGGGAAGAACGTCGTGATGGTGCTGAGCGGCGGCAACATCGACGTGTCGCTGATGTCGCGCATCATCGAGCGCGGGCTGATCCAGGACGGGCGCCTGGCGCACCTCGTGGTGCGCCTCCGCGACCGTCCCGGCGCCCTCGCCGCTCTCACCGCCGCGCTGGCGGAAAGTGGCGCGAACGTCGTGAGCCTGGACCACCGGCGCGGCACGGGCGGGCTGTGGCTCACGGAGGCGGAGGTGGGGCTGACGCTGGAGATGCGCGGCCGAACGCACGCCCAGGATCTCATCCAGATGCTGACGGACCGCGGCTTCAGCGTGCACCGCGGGTGA
- a CDS encoding CoA pyrophosphatase: protein MEDERIEGLARAIAARPPRMVEVEGDVPSAAVALLVRPVEDDLELLLIRRAEREGDPWSGHMALPGGRAAPGDEDDAATAARETLEEVGIDVRAAGRLLGPLDVLTPMSDRAPRITVAPFVFAVPAGTDAEPNEEVALAIWVTLTELSEPGAAAEYLHEMGDGTVMSFPAYGARGHLVWGITHRILTGFLELYSTVDDAEQLRDGMP, encoded by the coding sequence GTGGAAGACGAGCGGATCGAAGGGCTGGCGCGGGCCATCGCGGCGCGCCCGCCCCGCATGGTGGAGGTGGAGGGCGATGTCCCCTCCGCCGCGGTCGCGCTCCTGGTGCGCCCCGTGGAAGACGACCTGGAGCTCCTCCTGATCCGCCGCGCCGAGCGCGAGGGCGATCCCTGGTCCGGCCACATGGCGCTCCCCGGCGGCCGCGCCGCCCCCGGCGACGAGGACGATGCCGCCACGGCCGCCCGCGAGACGCTGGAAGAGGTGGGGATCGACGTGCGGGCAGCCGGCCGCCTCCTGGGCCCGCTGGACGTGCTGACCCCCATGAGCGACCGCGCGCCGCGCATCACCGTGGCGCCCTTCGTCTTCGCGGTCCCCGCCGGCACCGATGCGGAGCCGAACGAGGAGGTGGCGCTGGCCATCTGGGTGACGCTCACCGAGCTGTCCGAGCCCGGCGCCGCCGCCGAGTACCTGCATGAGATGGGCGACGGCACGGTGATGTCCTTTCCCGCGTACGGCGCCCGTGGGCACCTGGTGTGGGGGATCACGCACCGCATCCTCACCGGCTTCCTGGAGCTCTACTCCACCGTCGACGACGCGGAACAGCTCCGGGATGGGATGCCGTGA
- a CDS encoding M42 family metallopeptidase translates to MEDHTFEFLKRLLDAPGPSGFETAAARVWRAEAESTGARVTSDVHGNSLASVGGAGPRVMLAGHIDEIGVMVTHVDEEGFLYIDGIGGWDPQVLVGQRIRFLTRRGDVLGVVGKKPIHLMKPEEKEKASKLNELWVDVGARDRDDATARGIRVGDPGVVDARLVELGNGLIASRAIDNRIGAFVVLEALRELARDADGLRSEVTAVATTQEEIGYHGGGARSCAYQLDPQVALVVDVTFSTDAPGIEKKQVGEHKLGSGPVLGRGSAIHAMVFERLAETAESEGIPYTIQASPKFTSTDADAVYLQRGGIPTGVISIPNRYMHSPNEIVSLDDVEAVIRLMAAFCRGIADDTDFIPR, encoded by the coding sequence ATGGAAGACCATACCTTCGAGTTCCTCAAACGGCTGCTGGACGCTCCGGGCCCCTCCGGCTTCGAGACTGCGGCCGCGCGCGTGTGGCGCGCCGAGGCCGAGTCCACCGGCGCGCGCGTCACCTCCGACGTGCACGGCAACTCGCTGGCGTCGGTAGGCGGCGCGGGGCCCCGCGTGATGCTCGCGGGCCACATCGACGAGATCGGCGTGATGGTGACGCACGTGGATGAGGAGGGCTTCCTCTACATCGACGGGATCGGCGGATGGGACCCGCAGGTGCTCGTGGGGCAGCGCATCCGCTTCCTCACCCGCCGCGGCGACGTGCTGGGGGTGGTCGGCAAGAAGCCGATCCACCTGATGAAGCCGGAGGAGAAGGAGAAGGCTTCCAAGCTCAACGAGCTGTGGGTGGACGTCGGCGCGCGCGACCGCGACGACGCAACCGCGCGCGGCATCCGCGTGGGCGACCCCGGCGTGGTGGACGCGCGCCTGGTGGAGCTGGGGAACGGGCTGATCGCCTCGCGCGCCATCGACAACCGCATCGGCGCCTTCGTGGTGCTGGAGGCGCTCCGCGAACTTGCGCGCGACGCTGACGGACTGCGGTCCGAGGTGACGGCCGTCGCGACGACGCAGGAGGAGATCGGCTACCACGGCGGCGGGGCGCGCTCCTGCGCGTACCAGCTCGATCCGCAGGTGGCGCTCGTGGTGGACGTCACCTTCAGCACCGATGCGCCGGGGATCGAAAAGAAGCAGGTGGGCGAGCACAAGCTGGGGAGCGGCCCGGTGCTGGGGCGCGGCTCGGCGATCCACGCCATGGTCTTCGAGCGGCTGGCGGAGACGGCGGAGAGCGAGGGAATCCCCTACACCATCCAGGCTTCGCCCAAGTTCACCTCCACCGATGCGGACGCGGTCTACCTCCAGCGCGGCGGCATCCCCACGGGGGTCATCTCCATCCCCAACCGCTACATGCACTCGCCCAACGAGATCGTGTCGCTGGACGACGTGGAGGCCGTCATCCGCCTGATGGCCGCCTTCTGCCGCGGAATCGCGGACGACACCGACTTCATCCCGCGCTGA
- a CDS encoding SRPBCC family protein has product MLTVDEIVMNATPERCFRFGADVERWPEWLPHYHRVRFQRKEGFGTGRVEMAARRDFGPLPWPVWWVSEMTVDEARPVVLYRHVDGITTGMDVEWSFTGLPDGTTRVKIVHEWATGPRWPLLGGARRVIGDAVIGPVFIHHVASRTLAGIKRAVEAP; this is encoded by the coding sequence GTGCTGACCGTCGACGAGATCGTGATGAACGCCACGCCGGAGCGCTGCTTCCGCTTCGGCGCGGACGTGGAGCGGTGGCCGGAGTGGCTCCCGCACTACCACCGGGTCCGCTTCCAGCGCAAGGAAGGCTTCGGCACCGGGCGCGTGGAGATGGCCGCGCGGCGCGACTTCGGGCCGCTCCCCTGGCCCGTCTGGTGGGTCAGCGAGATGACCGTGGACGAGGCGCGCCCCGTCGTCCTCTACCGCCACGTGGACGGGATCACCACCGGGATGGACGTGGAGTGGAGCTTCACCGGCCTGCCGGACGGCACCACGCGGGTCAAGATCGTGCACGAATGGGCGACGGGCCCCCGCTGGCCCCTTCTGGGCGGTGCGCGGCGCGTTATAGGTGACGCGGTGATCGGTCCGGTCTTCATCCACCACGTCGCCTCGCGCACGCTGGCGGGGATCAAGAGGGCGGTGGAAGCGCCGTGA
- the fabF gene encoding beta-ketoacyl-ACP synthase II, whose protein sequence is MIQRSEDRRPAPRRVVITGIGAITPIGTGVEGVWEGLRKRESAVRRISRFDPTPFRSHIAAQVDDFDPETYMERNRARRMERYAQFSVAASRQALEDAALDPAGEDPERVGVQMGSALGGVAYGETQFTSYVGKGVRGVDPMLALAVFNGAASCNVAIEFGFTGPNSTNGMSCASGAIAIGDGWRMIRDGEAEVVLSGGVEAPLAPLCYGAFAIIRAMSTRNDDPQRASRPFDAGRDGFVMGEGAAVLVLEELEHAKARGARIYAEVLGYGTSNDAHHMTAPRPDGAQAVRAMRRALEVGGVAPEELDWVNAHASSTPLNDSTESRVIRTVLGEHADSVAVSGTKGYHAHCLGATGAVEAAISALVIQRGWIPPTLNLDAPGEGCDLPYVTGEGAERPVSYVVSNSFGFGGINAALVFGPAPE, encoded by the coding sequence ATGATTCAGCGTTCAGAAGACCGGCGTCCGGCGCCGCGGCGGGTCGTCATCACGGGGATCGGGGCCATCACACCCATCGGCACCGGGGTGGAGGGGGTTTGGGAGGGGCTCAGGAAGCGCGAGTCGGCCGTGCGGCGCATCAGCCGCTTCGACCCGACCCCCTTCCGCTCGCACATCGCCGCGCAGGTGGACGACTTCGATCCCGAGACGTACATGGAGCGCAACCGCGCGCGGCGCATGGAGCGCTACGCGCAGTTCTCCGTGGCCGCATCGCGCCAGGCGCTGGAAGATGCCGCGCTGGACCCGGCCGGCGAGGACCCCGAGCGCGTCGGCGTGCAGATGGGGAGCGCGCTGGGCGGCGTGGCGTACGGCGAAACGCAGTTCACCAGCTACGTGGGCAAGGGCGTGCGCGGCGTGGACCCCATGCTGGCGCTGGCGGTGTTCAACGGCGCCGCGTCGTGCAACGTGGCCATCGAGTTCGGCTTCACCGGCCCCAACTCCACCAACGGGATGAGCTGCGCGTCCGGCGCCATCGCCATCGGCGACGGCTGGCGGATGATCCGCGACGGAGAGGCGGAGGTGGTGCTCTCCGGCGGGGTGGAGGCGCCGCTGGCCCCGCTCTGCTACGGCGCCTTCGCCATCATCCGCGCCATGTCCACCCGCAACGACGACCCGCAGCGCGCCTCCCGCCCGTTCGACGCGGGGCGCGACGGCTTCGTGATGGGTGAGGGGGCGGCGGTGCTGGTGCTGGAGGAGCTGGAGCACGCAAAAGCCCGTGGCGCGCGCATTTACGCCGAGGTGCTGGGGTACGGCACCTCCAACGACGCGCACCACATGACGGCGCCCCGTCCCGACGGTGCCCAGGCGGTGCGCGCCATGCGCCGCGCGCTGGAGGTGGGCGGCGTGGCGCCGGAGGAGCTGGACTGGGTCAACGCCCACGCATCGTCCACCCCGCTCAACGACAGCACCGAGAGCCGCGTGATCCGCACCGTACTGGGCGAGCACGCGGACAGCGTGGCGGTGAGCGGCACCAAGGGGTACCACGCGCACTGCCTGGGCGCCACGGGGGCGGTGGAGGCCGCCATCAGCGCCCTCGTCATCCAGCGCGGCTGGATCCCGCCCACCCTCAACCTGGACGCGCCGGGCGAAGGGTGCGACCTGCCGTACGTCACGGGCGAAGGCGCGGAACGGCCGGTGAGCTACGTCGTCTCCAACTCGTTCGGCTTCGGTGGAATCAACGCCGCGCTGGTCTTTGGGCCGGCGCCGGAGTAA